AGTCGGCGTGCAGTTCTTCCGCCGCATGATCCAAACCACCACCGGCTTGAAAATTTCCGACCCGACCTCGGGACTTCGCGGAATCTCGGCGGCCGTGTTCAACTACTACGCCGTTCGCGACCGTTTTCCGGCAGACTTCCCGGATGCGGACATGTTGATCGAGCAAATCTTCCGAGACTACCGCATCCGCGAAATTCCGGCGCACATGCGTCACCGGGAAGCGGGCGTCTCGATGCATGCAGGTTTGAAGCCGATCTTGTATATGATGAAAGTGTCGCTGGCGATCTGCGTCGTCCTGTTGCAATCCAAACTGACGAAGCGGGGGGCCAAACATGCATCTTGAACTGAAAATTTTCCTCGTCTGCTGCGGCCTCGCGTTTGCGTTCGTCGTGCTGAACTTGCTTTTGAAGAAAAAGATCACCGAGTGGAACGTCATCGCGTGGGGCCTTGGCGCGCTCGTCATCCTCTTGATCTCCGCCAACCCGAATTGGGTGGACGGTGCGGCGAAGTTCCTCGGCATCGACTACCCGCCGTCGCTTCTGTTCATGCTCTCCACGCTGGTTTTGCTGGTTCTGGTCCTGTACCAATCGATTCAAATCTCGGCGCTCCAATCGAAACTGCGGCAGATCGCCCAGCATGTGGCGGTGCAAAAACACCTCGACATCGAGTCGCCGGTGCAGCACGCCCAAGCGGCCGCCGCGTCGGAGGGAGAAACAAACTCCTAGAGAGAAAGGAGGCGGCCACGTGTTGTCTCGTGTCCTGAACCTCAGTACCACCTACGCAAGCGTTGGACTTGGTGTGTTGGGCGTGCTCTTGGTGCTTTCGTTTCTCGTCATCATCTGGCAGGGCCGTGTACGTCGCCGTCATGCCTTGCAACTGCAACAAGCCACCCGCCTGCTGAAAAACATCAAGCCCTCTGCCGGTGTGGAGAACAACCTCAACATCATCCTCGAAACCTACAGCGGCATCCTCGATGCGCACGGCTATGCGTTTTACCTGCTCGATGAAGCGCAGAACAAATACCTTCTGAAGTCGGTCCGTCACCTGCACGACGACAAGGGAAAAAAAGCCTCGCCATCTTACAACCGCTTGGCTCCCGACAAAAAAGAAACCTACCAGCCCCCGATCTCTCTGCAAAACGAGGGCATCGGCAAGTCGATGGAGTTGATCCACGAAGGGCGGGTTCCGCTGCTCTCGATCCCCCTCGGGACCGGCAAAGGGTTGATTCGGATCGGCCCGATCTCGTCCATCCCCGGCCGCGTTCGCAAACAGTTGGAGTTCGTAAATGAACTCTTGCCGCAAGTGGTGGACGTTTTGGTCGAAACCGACAGGATGAAGATCCAGACGGACATCGTCGTCACATCGGAGACCGCCCTGCGCTCCGTCTCTTCGATGGCGCTCAACTCCGACGCCGTGATGAAAAAAGCGATCGAGATGTTCGCCACCTCGATGGGCATCGCAGACGGGTTTATCATGTTCCAAACCAAGGGCGGGTTCCAGATTCCGGTCTCGTTCGGGTGGTCGGCGAGTCAAGAGAACGCCATCTACCGCGACCGTGAAGTCGGCGCGCAGCTCTGGCGGGCGATTGCCCAACGCGAGGACGTGGTGATCCGTCACAACAACGCGCAGTATCCGAAACTGTCCGGTCTCTTGAACGCTCGCGGGCATGAAGTGCTGTTGATCGGGAAGTTTTCGGACAGCATCCGCACGGGGCTTTTGGTTTGCCGGGTGGACACCACGGTGGATACGGGGCTTTCCGAAGAGCAGTTCTCGACGTCGATGCGTTCGCTTTCCAAAGCGCTGAGCCGTCTGTTGCGCATCCAGAACACGATCAAGCCGATGACGAACAACTACATCGAGCTCTTGAAACTGCTCTCGAAGACGATTGACGATCTCAACCCGTACACGGTCGGTTATTCGGAGTTGATGAGCCGGTACTCGATCATCATCGCCCAAGAGATGGGCTTGCCGCAGCGCGAGATTCAAGACATCGCCCTCGCCGCTTATCTCTCCAACATCGGCGTGCTCGGTCTCTCCGAGGAACTCTACCTCAAAGAAGGCAAGTTCTCCGAGATCGAATTTGAAAAAATGAAGCTGCACGCCGAAGTCGGAGCGGAGATCATCGAGATGTTGCTGGGGAACCAAGCGGTGGGTTCGTATATCCGCTACCACCACGAGCGGATGGACGGACACGGCTATCCGGAGGGATTGAGCGGGGGAGACATCCCGGTCGGGGCGAAGATCATCGCCGTCGTGCAGACGTTCCTCGCCAAGATCAATGGACGCAAGTACCGCACGCCGTTGCCGTTTGACAAAGCGTTGGAACTCCTGAAAAACTCCGCCGGTGCCCAACTCGACCCGCAAGTGGTCGACGCGCTGGTCCGCTGGTACCAACGCAAGCGGGGCACGGTGAAAAACACGGGCCGCGCGCTCGGCCCGTGCTGGGAGATGACCTGCTCCACCGCCGAAGTCTGCGCCAACTGCCCGGCATTCGGTCAAGTTCACCAGAACTGCTGGGAGATGGACCGCAACAACTGCCAAGCACACGGGAAGTCGTGTGAGTCGTGCTTCGTTTACACGGAAGCGATGGCTCGGAAGACCAGCTTGGGTGGGAAAGTCGTGTAGAGGTTGGAGTAGTTGGTTCGTGGAAGAAAAGACAGGTCTCAACGGGGCCTGTCTTTTTTTATAAAAAAACCCTTTGTCGCAAGCGATAGGAAGGGAGCCTCCTACCTTTACGTAAAGGGTGAGAGTACAGTCTACGATTGCGGATGTGTATCCTTGTAACGTTTCTTGACCTCCGGAAACTTGAGGTTCTCCGTATAAGACGACCAGTATTGACGCATATCTGATGCCTTCGCGTTTTGAATTTTGGACGGATCAACTTCTGAGAGGTACTGGAGGTCTTCGCCCATCGATTTGAGATCTGTTTGGAGTGTGTTCCATTTTGCACTCCCTTTTTCTAGATCTACTGTTTGTCGCAATCGTGAGTCGACAGCCTCTCTGTAGTCTAAGAATAGTTCGGAAATAAAAGAGGTACTGGGACCGAAATCTGGGTCATCATGGTACAGTAGGTACCCTTGCAGGCTGTCAGCTTCAACTTCTGCGGCTTTCAAGGAGTTTGAAACATTCAGCAGAGCATTCATGACTTCCAGTTGAGATACGTCTCCCCAACGACTCTGAAGGTCTCGTACTGCTTGATCTGCCATTTTCACATCCGTTATCGCCTTGGAGACATGAGTAGAATACTCCTGATGGTGATGCTTATCGACTTGATTCGCGGCAACCCAGTAAGTACCTACAACCAATACAACTCCTGCCAATGCACCTAAAAACCAGCGTGATCTGTTCAATCCCACTCCTCCTTGTGCTATCGCTTACTCCTCGTATGTTGCGTACTTGAGATGTCATAGCTCATCGAGTGAATCTCATCTCTGTACACCATCAATATTTTTCCATTTTAGTACCCTTATATATGGAAGACAAGTTTTTTGCATACTTAAATAAAAAAGGCGACCTGTTTACAGGTCGCCTTTTTCATGTGCTGGGGTCTTAGAAGTCGAAGTTGTCTGGGTCCGGGCCGACACGGTGGTTTTGGTTCAGGGAGTCGATTTTCTGCATCTCGCCTGCCGTCAGTTCGAAGTCAAACAGAGTCGCGTTCTCCACGATGCGCTGTTCCTTGGTAGACTTCGGGATCGTCACGACGCCGTGTTGCAAGTCCCAGCGCAGGATGACTTGGGCGATGGACTTGCCGTGAGCATCGGCGATCTCTTGCAAGACCGGGTTGTCCAACAACTGCCCTTGCATCAGCGGAGACCACGCTTCCAACTGAATGCCTTGCTCCGTGCAGTACGCTTGCAGTTCTTTTTGTGTCAACATCGGGTGGTACTCGACTTGGTTCACCATCGGCTTGACCTTCGCGTCTTGCATCAAGTCTTCCAAGTGGTGAATCTGGAAGTTGCTCACGCCAATCGCTTTGACACGGCCTTCTGCATAGAGAGATTCCAACGCACGCCATGCTTCCTTGTACTTCCCGGCTTTCGGCCAGTGGATCAGGTAGAGGTCCAAGTAGTCTAAGCCGAGTTTG
This region of Tumebacillus amylolyticus genomic DNA includes:
- a CDS encoding HD domain-containing phosphohydrolase, coding for MLSRVLNLSTTYASVGLGVLGVLLVLSFLVIIWQGRVRRRHALQLQQATRLLKNIKPSAGVENNLNIILETYSGILDAHGYAFYLLDEAQNKYLLKSVRHLHDDKGKKASPSYNRLAPDKKETYQPPISLQNEGIGKSMELIHEGRVPLLSIPLGTGKGLIRIGPISSIPGRVRKQLEFVNELLPQVVDVLVETDRMKIQTDIVVTSETALRSVSSMALNSDAVMKKAIEMFATSMGIADGFIMFQTKGGFQIPVSFGWSASQENAIYRDREVGAQLWRAIAQREDVVIRHNNAQYPKLSGLLNARGHEVLLIGKFSDSIRTGLLVCRVDTTVDTGLSEEQFSTSMRSLSKALSRLLRIQNTIKPMTNNYIELLKLLSKTIDDLNPYTVGYSELMSRYSIIIAQEMGLPQREIQDIALAAYLSNIGVLGLSEELYLKEGKFSEIEFEKMKLHAEVGAEIIEMLLGNQAVGSYIRYHHERMDGHGYPEGLSGGDIPVGAKIIAVVQTFLAKINGRKYRTPLPFDKALELLKNSAGAQLDPQVVDALVRWYQRKRGTVKNTGRALGPCWEMTCSTAEVCANCPAFGQVHQNCWEMDRNNCQAHGKSCESCFVYTEAMARKTSLGGKVV
- a CDS encoding DUF2304 domain-containing protein; the protein is MHLELKIFLVCCGLAFAFVVLNLLLKKKITEWNVIAWGLGALVILLISANPNWVDGAAKFLGIDYPPSLLFMLSTLVLLVLVLYQSIQISALQSKLRQIAQHVAVQKHLDIESPVQHAQAAAASEGETNS
- a CDS encoding aldo/keto reductase, which gives rise to MTTNLQSTTTLHNGVNMPWFGLGVFKVEEGQELVNAVKTAIQHGYRSIDTAAIYGNEQGVGQGIREGLGVAGISREDVFVTSKVWNADLGYEETRKAFETSLSKLGLDYLDLYLIHWPKAGKYKEAWRALESLYAEGRVKAIGVSNFQIHHLEDLMQDAKVKPMVNQVEYHPMLTQKELQAYCTEQGIQLEAWSPLMQGQLLDNPVLQEIADAHGKSIAQVILRWDLQHGVVTIPKSTKEQRIVENATLFDFELTAGEMQKIDSLNQNHRVGPDPDNFDF